In one window of Canis lupus baileyi chromosome 10, mCanLup2.hap1, whole genome shotgun sequence DNA:
- the SEPTIN8 gene encoding septin-8 isoform X4, with protein sequence MEGWSLPGKAARPDSQVPPGVPPRLGSEHQNAEPEPRNLSLGGHVGFDSLPDQLVSKSVTQGFSFNILCVGETGIGKSTLMNTLFNTTFETEEASHHEECVRLRPQTYDLQESNVHLKLTIVDAVGFGDQINKDESYRPIVDYIDAQFENYLQEELKIRRSLFDYHDTRIHVCLYFITPTGHSLKSLDLVTMKKLDSKVNIIPIIAKADTISKSELHKFKIKIMGELVSNGVQIYQFPTDDEAVAEINAVMNAHLPFAVVGSTEEVKVGNKLVRARQYPWGVVQVENENHCDFVKLREMLIRVNMEDLREQTHSRHYELYRRCKLEQMGFQDSDGDSQPFSLQETYEAKRKEFLSELQRKEEEMRQMFVNKVKETELELKEKERELHEKFEHLKRIHQEEKRKVEEKRRELEEETNAFNRRKAAVEALQSQALHATSQQPLRKDKDKKKASGWSSIYSVTIP encoded by the exons AATGCAGAGCCAGAGCCTCGGAACCTCTCCCTTGGTGGTCATGTGGGCTTCGACAGCCTCCCGGATCAGCTTGTCAGCAAGTCAGTCACACAGGGCTTCAGCTTTAACATCCTCTGTGTGG GGGAGACTGGCATTGGCAAGTCCACACTGATGAACACACTCTTCAACACAACCTTTGAGACAGAAGAAGCCAGTCATCATGAGGAGTGTGTGCGCCTACGGCCCCAGACCTATGACCTCCAAGAGAGCAATGTGCACCTCAAGCTGACCATTGTGGACGCTGTGGGCTTCGGGGATCAGATCAATAAGGATGAGAG TTACAGGCCTATCGTCGACTACATCGATGCGCAGTTTGAAAACTACCTACAGGAGGAGCTGAAGATCCGCCGCTCACTCTTTGACTACCATGACACAAGGATCCACGTCTGCCTCTACTTTATCACACCCACAGGGCACTCCCTCAAgtccctggatctggtgaccatGAAGAAACTAGACAGCAAG GTGAACATTATTCCCATCATTGCCAAGGCTGACACCATCTCCAAGAGTGAGCTCCACAAGTTCAAGATCAAGATCATGGGCGAGCTGGTCAGCAATGGGGTTCAGATCTACCAGTTTCCCACTGATGATGAGGCTGTTGCTGAGATTAACGCAGTCATGAAT GCACACTTGCCCTTCGCTGTGGTGGGCAGCACTGAGGAGGTGAAGGTGGGGAACAAGCTGGTCCGAGCACGGCAGTACCCTTGGGGAGTGGTGCAGG TGGAGAACGAGAATCACTGCGACTTTGTGAAGCTGCGGGAGATGCTGATCCGGGTGAACATGGAGGACCTCCGAGAGCAGACCCACAGTCGGCACTACGAGCTCTACCGGCGCTGCAAGCTGGAGCAGATGGGCTTCCAGGACAGCGACGGTGACAGCCAGCCCTTCAG CCTGCAGGAGACCTACGAGGCCAAGCGCAAGGAGTTCCTGAGTGAgctgcagaggaaggaggaggagatgaggCAGATGTTTGTCAACAAAGTGAAGGAGACAGAACTGGagctgaaggagaaagagagggag CTCCATGAGAAGTTTGAGCACCTTAAGCGGATCCACCAGGAGGAGAAGCGCAAGGTGGAGGAGAAGCGgcgggagctggaggaggagacGAACGCCTTCAACCGCAGGAAGGCCGCTGTGGAGGCCCTGCAGTCCCAGGCTTTGCATGCCACCTCCCAGCAGCCTCTGAGGAAGGACAAGGACAAGAAGAA agccaGTGGCTGGTCTTCCATTTACAGTGTCACTATTCCTTGA
- the SEPTIN8 gene encoding septin-8 isoform X9, with amino-acid sequence MEGWSLPGKAARPDSQVPPGVPPRLGSEHQNAEPEPRNLSLGGHVGFDSLPDQLVSKSVTQGFSFNILCVGETGIGKSTLMNTLFNTTFETEEASHHEECVRLRPQTYDLQESNVHLKLTIVDAVGFGDQINKDESYRPIVDYIDAQFENYLQEELKIRRSLFDYHDTRIHVCLYFITPTGHSLKSLDLVTMKKLDSKVNIIPIIAKADTISKSELHKFKIKIMGELVSNGVQIYQFPTDDEAVAEINAVMNAHLPFAVVGSTEEVKVGNKLVRARQYPWGVVQVENENHCDFVKLREMLIRVNMEDLREQTHSRHYELYRRCKLEQMGFQDSDGDSQPFSLQETYEAKRKEFLSELQRKEEEMRQMFVNKVKETELELKEKERELHEKFEHLKRIHQEEKRKVEEKRRELEEETNAFNRRKAAVEALQSQALHATSQQPLRKDKDKKKS; translated from the exons AATGCAGAGCCAGAGCCTCGGAACCTCTCCCTTGGTGGTCATGTGGGCTTCGACAGCCTCCCGGATCAGCTTGTCAGCAAGTCAGTCACACAGGGCTTCAGCTTTAACATCCTCTGTGTGG GGGAGACTGGCATTGGCAAGTCCACACTGATGAACACACTCTTCAACACAACCTTTGAGACAGAAGAAGCCAGTCATCATGAGGAGTGTGTGCGCCTACGGCCCCAGACCTATGACCTCCAAGAGAGCAATGTGCACCTCAAGCTGACCATTGTGGACGCTGTGGGCTTCGGGGATCAGATCAATAAGGATGAGAG TTACAGGCCTATCGTCGACTACATCGATGCGCAGTTTGAAAACTACCTACAGGAGGAGCTGAAGATCCGCCGCTCACTCTTTGACTACCATGACACAAGGATCCACGTCTGCCTCTACTTTATCACACCCACAGGGCACTCCCTCAAgtccctggatctggtgaccatGAAGAAACTAGACAGCAAG GTGAACATTATTCCCATCATTGCCAAGGCTGACACCATCTCCAAGAGTGAGCTCCACAAGTTCAAGATCAAGATCATGGGCGAGCTGGTCAGCAATGGGGTTCAGATCTACCAGTTTCCCACTGATGATGAGGCTGTTGCTGAGATTAACGCAGTCATGAAT GCACACTTGCCCTTCGCTGTGGTGGGCAGCACTGAGGAGGTGAAGGTGGGGAACAAGCTGGTCCGAGCACGGCAGTACCCTTGGGGAGTGGTGCAGG TGGAGAACGAGAATCACTGCGACTTTGTGAAGCTGCGGGAGATGCTGATCCGGGTGAACATGGAGGACCTCCGAGAGCAGACCCACAGTCGGCACTACGAGCTCTACCGGCGCTGCAAGCTGGAGCAGATGGGCTTCCAGGACAGCGACGGTGACAGCCAGCCCTTCAG CCTGCAGGAGACCTACGAGGCCAAGCGCAAGGAGTTCCTGAGTGAgctgcagaggaaggaggaggagatgaggCAGATGTTTGTCAACAAAGTGAAGGAGACAGAACTGGagctgaaggagaaagagagggag CTCCATGAGAAGTTTGAGCACCTTAAGCGGATCCACCAGGAGGAGAAGCGCAAGGTGGAGGAGAAGCGgcgggagctggaggaggagacGAACGCCTTCAACCGCAGGAAGGCCGCTGTGGAGGCCCTGCAGTCCCAGGCTTTGCATGCCACCTCCCAGCAGCCTCTGAGGAAGGACAAGGACAAGAAGAA ATCTTGA
- the SEPTIN8 gene encoding septin-8 isoform X5 has translation MEGWSLPGKAARPDSQVPPGVPPRLGSEHQNAEPEPRNLSLGGHVGFDSLPDQLVSKSVTQGFSFNILCVGETGIGKSTLMNTLFNTTFETEEASHHEECVRLRPQTYDLQESNVHLKLTIVDAVGFGDQINKDERPIVDYIDAQFENYLQEELKIRRSLFDYHDTRIHVCLYFITPTGHSLKSLDLVTMKKLDSKVNIIPIIAKADTISKSELHKFKIKIMGELVSNGVQIYQFPTDDEAVAEINAVMNAHLPFAVVGSTEEVKVGNKLVRARQYPWGVVQVENENHCDFVKLREMLIRVNMEDLREQTHSRHYELYRRCKLEQMGFQDSDGDSQPFSLQETYEAKRKEFLSELQRKEEEMRQMFVNKVKETELELKEKERELHEKFEHLKRIHQEEKRKVEEKRRELEEETNAFNRRKAAVEALQSQALHATSQQPLRKDKDKKKASGWSSIYSVTIP, from the exons AATGCAGAGCCAGAGCCTCGGAACCTCTCCCTTGGTGGTCATGTGGGCTTCGACAGCCTCCCGGATCAGCTTGTCAGCAAGTCAGTCACACAGGGCTTCAGCTTTAACATCCTCTGTGTGG GGGAGACTGGCATTGGCAAGTCCACACTGATGAACACACTCTTCAACACAACCTTTGAGACAGAAGAAGCCAGTCATCATGAGGAGTGTGTGCGCCTACGGCCCCAGACCTATGACCTCCAAGAGAGCAATGTGCACCTCAAGCTGACCATTGTGGACGCTGTGGGCTTCGGGGATCAGATCAATAAGGATGAGAG GCCTATCGTCGACTACATCGATGCGCAGTTTGAAAACTACCTACAGGAGGAGCTGAAGATCCGCCGCTCACTCTTTGACTACCATGACACAAGGATCCACGTCTGCCTCTACTTTATCACACCCACAGGGCACTCCCTCAAgtccctggatctggtgaccatGAAGAAACTAGACAGCAAG GTGAACATTATTCCCATCATTGCCAAGGCTGACACCATCTCCAAGAGTGAGCTCCACAAGTTCAAGATCAAGATCATGGGCGAGCTGGTCAGCAATGGGGTTCAGATCTACCAGTTTCCCACTGATGATGAGGCTGTTGCTGAGATTAACGCAGTCATGAAT GCACACTTGCCCTTCGCTGTGGTGGGCAGCACTGAGGAGGTGAAGGTGGGGAACAAGCTGGTCCGAGCACGGCAGTACCCTTGGGGAGTGGTGCAGG TGGAGAACGAGAATCACTGCGACTTTGTGAAGCTGCGGGAGATGCTGATCCGGGTGAACATGGAGGACCTCCGAGAGCAGACCCACAGTCGGCACTACGAGCTCTACCGGCGCTGCAAGCTGGAGCAGATGGGCTTCCAGGACAGCGACGGTGACAGCCAGCCCTTCAG CCTGCAGGAGACCTACGAGGCCAAGCGCAAGGAGTTCCTGAGTGAgctgcagaggaaggaggaggagatgaggCAGATGTTTGTCAACAAAGTGAAGGAGACAGAACTGGagctgaaggagaaagagagggag CTCCATGAGAAGTTTGAGCACCTTAAGCGGATCCACCAGGAGGAGAAGCGCAAGGTGGAGGAGAAGCGgcgggagctggaggaggagacGAACGCCTTCAACCGCAGGAAGGCCGCTGTGGAGGCCCTGCAGTCCCAGGCTTTGCATGCCACCTCCCAGCAGCCTCTGAGGAAGGACAAGGACAAGAAGAA agccaGTGGCTGGTCTTCCATTTACAGTGTCACTATTCCTTGA
- the SEPTIN8 gene encoding septin-8 isoform X11, translating to MAATDLERFPNAEPEPRNLSLGGHVGFDSLPDQLVSKSVTQGFSFNILCVGETGIGKSTLMNTLFNTTFETEEASHHEECVRLRPQTYDLQESNVHLKLTIVDAVGFGDQINKDESYRPIVDYIDAQFENYLQEELKIRRSLFDYHDTRIHVCLYFITPTGHSLKSLDLVTMKKLDSKVNIIPIIAKADTISKSELHKFKIKIMGELVSNGVQIYQFPTDDEAVAEINAVMNAHLPFAVVGSTEEVKVGNKLVRARQYPWGVVQVENENHCDFVKLREMLIRVNMEDLREQTHSRHYELYRRCKLEQMGFQDSDGDSQPFSLQETYEAKRKEFLSELQRKEEEMRQMFVNKVKETELELKEKERELHEKFEHLKRIHQEEKRKVEEKRRELEEETNAFNRRKAAVEALQSQALHATSQQPLRKDKDKKN from the exons AATGCAGAGCCAGAGCCTCGGAACCTCTCCCTTGGTGGTCATGTGGGCTTCGACAGCCTCCCGGATCAGCTTGTCAGCAAGTCAGTCACACAGGGCTTCAGCTTTAACATCCTCTGTGTGG GGGAGACTGGCATTGGCAAGTCCACACTGATGAACACACTCTTCAACACAACCTTTGAGACAGAAGAAGCCAGTCATCATGAGGAGTGTGTGCGCCTACGGCCCCAGACCTATGACCTCCAAGAGAGCAATGTGCACCTCAAGCTGACCATTGTGGACGCTGTGGGCTTCGGGGATCAGATCAATAAGGATGAGAG TTACAGGCCTATCGTCGACTACATCGATGCGCAGTTTGAAAACTACCTACAGGAGGAGCTGAAGATCCGCCGCTCACTCTTTGACTACCATGACACAAGGATCCACGTCTGCCTCTACTTTATCACACCCACAGGGCACTCCCTCAAgtccctggatctggtgaccatGAAGAAACTAGACAGCAAG GTGAACATTATTCCCATCATTGCCAAGGCTGACACCATCTCCAAGAGTGAGCTCCACAAGTTCAAGATCAAGATCATGGGCGAGCTGGTCAGCAATGGGGTTCAGATCTACCAGTTTCCCACTGATGATGAGGCTGTTGCTGAGATTAACGCAGTCATGAAT GCACACTTGCCCTTCGCTGTGGTGGGCAGCACTGAGGAGGTGAAGGTGGGGAACAAGCTGGTCCGAGCACGGCAGTACCCTTGGGGAGTGGTGCAGG TGGAGAACGAGAATCACTGCGACTTTGTGAAGCTGCGGGAGATGCTGATCCGGGTGAACATGGAGGACCTCCGAGAGCAGACCCACAGTCGGCACTACGAGCTCTACCGGCGCTGCAAGCTGGAGCAGATGGGCTTCCAGGACAGCGACGGTGACAGCCAGCCCTTCAG CCTGCAGGAGACCTACGAGGCCAAGCGCAAGGAGTTCCTGAGTGAgctgcagaggaaggaggaggagatgaggCAGATGTTTGTCAACAAAGTGAAGGAGACAGAACTGGagctgaaggagaaagagagggag CTCCATGAGAAGTTTGAGCACCTTAAGCGGATCCACCAGGAGGAGAAGCGCAAGGTGGAGGAGAAGCGgcgggagctggaggaggagacGAACGCCTTCAACCGCAGGAAGGCCGCTGTGGAGGCCCTGCAGTCCCAGGCTTTGCATGCCACCTCCCAGCAGCCTCTGAGGAAGGACAAGGACAAGAAGAA ttaa
- the SEPTIN8 gene encoding septin-8 isoform X10, whose protein sequence is MEGWSLPGKAARPDSQVPPGVPPRLGSEHQNAEPEPRNLSLGGHVGFDSLPDQLVSKSVTQGFSFNILCVGETGIGKSTLMNTLFNTTFETEEASHHEECVRLRPQTYDLQESNVHLKLTIVDAVGFGDQINKDESYRPIVDYIDAQFENYLQEELKIRRSLFDYHDTRIHVCLYFITPTGHSLKSLDLVTMKKLDSKVNIIPIIAKADTISKSELHKFKIKIMGELVSNGVQIYQFPTDDEAVAEINAVMNAHLPFAVVGSTEEVKVGNKLVRARQYPWGVVQVENENHCDFVKLREMLIRVNMEDLREQTHSRHYELYRRCKLEQMGFQDSDGDSQPFSLQETYEAKRKEFLSELQRKEEEMRQMFVNKVKETELELKEKERELHEKFEHLKRIHQEEKRKVEEKRRELEEETNAFNRRKAAVEALQSQALHATSQQPLRKDKDKKN, encoded by the exons AATGCAGAGCCAGAGCCTCGGAACCTCTCCCTTGGTGGTCATGTGGGCTTCGACAGCCTCCCGGATCAGCTTGTCAGCAAGTCAGTCACACAGGGCTTCAGCTTTAACATCCTCTGTGTGG GGGAGACTGGCATTGGCAAGTCCACACTGATGAACACACTCTTCAACACAACCTTTGAGACAGAAGAAGCCAGTCATCATGAGGAGTGTGTGCGCCTACGGCCCCAGACCTATGACCTCCAAGAGAGCAATGTGCACCTCAAGCTGACCATTGTGGACGCTGTGGGCTTCGGGGATCAGATCAATAAGGATGAGAG TTACAGGCCTATCGTCGACTACATCGATGCGCAGTTTGAAAACTACCTACAGGAGGAGCTGAAGATCCGCCGCTCACTCTTTGACTACCATGACACAAGGATCCACGTCTGCCTCTACTTTATCACACCCACAGGGCACTCCCTCAAgtccctggatctggtgaccatGAAGAAACTAGACAGCAAG GTGAACATTATTCCCATCATTGCCAAGGCTGACACCATCTCCAAGAGTGAGCTCCACAAGTTCAAGATCAAGATCATGGGCGAGCTGGTCAGCAATGGGGTTCAGATCTACCAGTTTCCCACTGATGATGAGGCTGTTGCTGAGATTAACGCAGTCATGAAT GCACACTTGCCCTTCGCTGTGGTGGGCAGCACTGAGGAGGTGAAGGTGGGGAACAAGCTGGTCCGAGCACGGCAGTACCCTTGGGGAGTGGTGCAGG TGGAGAACGAGAATCACTGCGACTTTGTGAAGCTGCGGGAGATGCTGATCCGGGTGAACATGGAGGACCTCCGAGAGCAGACCCACAGTCGGCACTACGAGCTCTACCGGCGCTGCAAGCTGGAGCAGATGGGCTTCCAGGACAGCGACGGTGACAGCCAGCCCTTCAG CCTGCAGGAGACCTACGAGGCCAAGCGCAAGGAGTTCCTGAGTGAgctgcagaggaaggaggaggagatgaggCAGATGTTTGTCAACAAAGTGAAGGAGACAGAACTGGagctgaaggagaaagagagggag CTCCATGAGAAGTTTGAGCACCTTAAGCGGATCCACCAGGAGGAGAAGCGCAAGGTGGAGGAGAAGCGgcgggagctggaggaggagacGAACGCCTTCAACCGCAGGAAGGCCGCTGTGGAGGCCCTGCAGTCCCAGGCTTTGCATGCCACCTCCCAGCAGCCTCTGAGGAAGGACAAGGACAAGAAGAA ttaa